From a region of the Nitrososphaerales archaeon genome:
- a CDS encoding zinc-binding dehydrogenase produces MKAAVFREYNKDPTKVVKIEDIDTPKLKPNEVLIKVEGAAYNYNDLWAIWGEPIKVPMPHISGSDAAGTVAEVGEDVTEFKVGDRVVSHSNLACRICDACTSGREFDCEKRLVWGFQTGPLDGAYGQYCKLPEVNVAKVPDNVSFTDAAAVSMVGMTSWHMLVGRAGIKPGQTVLIMGGTSGVGMVGIQIAKLYNCEVIATAGNKEKMDACIKLGADHVVNHREADWWKKVREITNKRGVDVVFEHIGKATFSQEVALLKMGGTLVSTGATTGYDSAIDLRYLFFKGINLLGSTQGTKAELNQVLYWVGKGKIKPLVDEVLPFSRMVEGHTRMMNGDIVGKLVTTPQKL; encoded by the coding sequence ATGAAAGCAGCCGTATTTAGAGAGTACAACAAGGATCCCACCAAGGTCGTCAAAATTGAAGATATAGATACTCCAAAGTTAAAACCCAACGAAGTTTTGATAAAGGTCGAAGGAGCAGCATACAACTACAATGATCTGTGGGCTATCTGGGGCGAGCCCATCAAGGTACCCATGCCGCATATTTCTGGTAGTGATGCTGCAGGAACAGTAGCAGAGGTTGGCGAAGATGTGACAGAATTTAAAGTTGGAGATAGGGTAGTCTCACATTCTAATTTAGCATGCAGAATATGTGATGCCTGTACTTCTGGCAGGGAATTTGACTGTGAAAAGCGGCTTGTGTGGGGTTTTCAGACCGGCCCCCTAGACGGTGCATATGGGCAGTATTGTAAATTACCAGAGGTAAACGTAGCGAAGGTGCCTGATAATGTCTCTTTTACTGACGCTGCTGCTGTGTCAATGGTTGGTATGACCTCATGGCATATGCTTGTAGGAAGGGCTGGCATAAAACCTGGTCAAACTGTACTGATCATGGGCGGAACCAGCGGCGTAGGAATGGTTGGAATTCAAATCGCTAAACTCTACAATTGTGAAGTTATCGCAACTGCTGGAAATAAAGAAAAGATGGACGCATGCATTAAACTAGGAGCAGATCATGTGGTTAACCATAGGGAAGCGGATTGGTGGAAGAAGGTCAGAGAAATTACCAACAAGCGCGGTGTAGACGTTGTCTTCGAACACATAGGAAAAGCAACATTCTCTCAAGAAGTTGCGTTATTGAAGATGGGTGGTACTCTGGTGTCCACAGGGGCAACCACAGGTTATGACTCTGCAATAGATTTGAGGTATCTGTTCTTTAAAGGAATTAACCTCTTGGGCTCTACCCAAGGCACTAAGGCCGAATTGAATCAGGTTCTTTACTGGGTAGGCAAAGGAAAGATAAAGCCGTTGGTAGATGAGGTTCTTCCATTTAGCAGAATGGTCGAAGGTCATACCAGAATGATGAATGGCGATATTGTAGGTAAGCTTGTCACAACACCGCAAAAACTATAA
- a CDS encoding CoA ester lyase, which yields MARLLRSLLFVPGNNRKFIDKAKSLNADIICLDLEDSVPANDKESARHLIADALEARSEFKSEVYVRINPVSSGIAREDLKAAVRKGLDGIVVPKVDHASEILELSKWLTDLEHVHTIREGAIEMMPSIESAKGVVNAYDIASVSSRVSALVFGVFDFLFDMDLDYSEDGTEYGYARAKVPVDARAAGVYAIDSIWQKIDDAVGLVKDASMGMKLGYKGKSIIHPSQIEPVHKIFVPSKGEVEWARKVVDALDEAIRDGKGAVRLEGKMIDAVHYKRAKALIEALG from the coding sequence ATGGCAAGATTACTTCGAAGTCTTCTATTTGTCCCAGGAAATAACAGGAAGTTCATTGATAAAGCCAAGTCCTTGAATGCAGATATCATTTGTCTGGATCTGGAAGACTCTGTGCCCGCAAATGACAAGGAATCAGCAAGGCATCTAATCGCTGATGCACTAGAAGCTAGGTCCGAATTTAAGAGTGAGGTATATGTTAGAATAAATCCAGTTTCTTCAGGGATAGCACGAGAAGACCTGAAGGCAGCAGTGCGGAAGGGTCTTGATGGCATTGTGGTACCAAAGGTGGATCATGCAAGCGAAATATTGGAATTGTCTAAATGGTTAACAGATCTGGAACATGTACATACAATAAGAGAAGGTGCCATAGAGATGATGCCCTCAATAGAAAGTGCTAAAGGAGTTGTTAATGCATACGATATTGCGAGCGTGAGTTCTAGGGTATCCGCATTAGTATTTGGAGTTTTCGACTTTCTCTTCGATATGGACTTGGATTATTCTGAAGATGGTACGGAATATGGATATGCAAGGGCCAAGGTGCCTGTTGATGCAAGGGCTGCAGGAGTTTATGCAATAGACTCTATATGGCAGAAAATCGATGATGCGGTAGGTTTGGTTAAGGATGCATCAATGGGCATGAAACTCGGTTACAAGGGGAAGAGCATCATACATCCATCTCAAATAGAGCCAGTTCACAAGATATTCGTACCAAGCAAAGGAGAGGTTGAATGGGCCAGAAAGGTTGTTGATGCACTGGATGAAGCCATAAGGGACGGTAAGGGTGCCGTTAGATTGGAGGGCAAGATGATCGATGCTGTCCATTACAAGAGGGCGAAGGCACTGATAGAGGCATTAGGTTAG
- a CDS encoding riboflavin synthase has product MFTGIIQGMGRVENISKSRGKGRAAQLTIDLGKLAHGLKIGDSVSINGACLTVVNLQRSKASFELINETIKRTALGSVLAGDLVNVERSLKAGDTMDGHFVLGHVDGVGRIFDRVKQRDQTKLWISVDKKLLDHVVPKGSVAIDGVSLTVVDVTSNKISVALIPYTLAFTTLGTKKKGDLVNIEIDVLGKYVWKALKSKD; this is encoded by the coding sequence TTGTTCACGGGCATAATCCAAGGAATGGGAAGGGTGGAGAATATTTCTAAGAGTAGGGGTAAGGGCAGAGCTGCTCAATTAACCATTGATCTTGGCAAGCTTGCGCATGGGTTGAAAATTGGTGACAGCGTATCAATAAATGGTGCATGTTTAACTGTTGTCAATTTACAAAGGAGCAAGGCCAGTTTTGAATTGATAAATGAGACGATTAAAAGAACAGCCCTAGGATCAGTATTAGCCGGCGACCTTGTTAACGTAGAACGCAGCTTAAAGGCTGGTGATACAATGGACGGTCATTTTGTTCTCGGGCATGTTGACGGCGTAGGTAGAATATTTGACAGGGTAAAACAGAGGGATCAGACAAAATTATGGATTTCGGTAGATAAAAAATTATTAGATCATGTGGTACCGAAGGGTTCGGTAGCAATAGATGGAGTTAGCCTGACCGTTGTTGATGTCACCAGTAATAAAATCTCTGTCGCTCTAATTCCCTATACACTTGCATTTACTACGCTTGGTACGAAGAAGAAGGGTGACCTGGTAAATATTGAAATAGATGTCTTGGGGAAGTACGTTTGGAAAGCTTTGAAATCAAAGGATTAA
- the ribB gene encoding 3,4-dihydroxy-2-butanone-4-phosphate synthase, with protein MSTLADAINALRAGQFVMLHDGSSRENEVDMVVGAQFVTPWHIVRLRRDAGGLLCLAVRHDIAKKLGLLYMYDMMHMLEDLNAVLGKLANGKSPYGDKPAFSVAINHKETYTGITDHDRALTITEMAKICSRSLDGHDVQNDFVSSFRAPGHVPILIASEGLLGERLGHTELAVYLVQLAGLTPAVAICEMLDGSTYRALSLDRAMQYAKANGIPVLEGIDLEAHFAKVH; from the coding sequence ATGTCGACTCTTGCAGACGCAATCAACGCTCTTCGTGCCGGCCAGTTTGTTATGCTTCATGACGGTAGTAGCAGGGAGAATGAGGTGGATATGGTTGTAGGCGCACAGTTCGTTACGCCATGGCATATAGTTAGGTTGAGAAGAGACGCTGGTGGGTTGTTATGTTTGGCTGTCAGGCATGATATAGCTAAGAAGTTGGGCCTGCTCTATATGTATGATATGATGCATATGCTTGAGGATCTTAACGCCGTGCTTGGCAAACTGGCTAACGGTAAATCACCGTATGGGGACAAACCGGCTTTCTCGGTAGCTATAAACCACAAGGAAACTTACACTGGCATAACTGATCACGATAGGGCTCTTACAATTACTGAAATGGCAAAAATTTGTTCCAGGTCACTTGACGGTCATGATGTACAAAACGATTTCGTGTCATCTTTCAGAGCTCCAGGGCATGTTCCCATTCTCATAGCCTCTGAAGGGTTACTTGGTGAAAGGCTTGGACATACGGAACTTGCGGTATACCTAGTACAGCTTGCAGGCTTGACACCTGCCGTGGCAATATGTGAAATGCTGGATGGCTCTACATATAGGGCATTATCACTAGACCGCGCAATGCAATATGCCAAAGCAAATGGCATCCCCGTATTAGAAGGGATTGACCTAGAAGCACATTTTGCAAAGGTGCATTAG
- the ribH gene encoding 6,7-dimethyl-8-ribityllumazine synthase, which translates to MKINIGFVVSEFNANVTMKMLERAKKHAKSLGVDVRYICYVPGTFDMPLMVANLLQKKDVDGVVTLGAIIKGETRHDEVIAHSTARSITELSLLYKKPVSLGISGPGMNRAQAEDRVNTVSVRAVTAAVEMIKRIRQLRTKTKNKVIR; encoded by the coding sequence ATGAAGATCAACATAGGCTTTGTAGTATCTGAGTTTAATGCGAATGTTACAATGAAGATGCTGGAACGTGCAAAAAAGCATGCCAAATCACTGGGAGTGGATGTAAGATACATATGCTATGTTCCAGGCACCTTTGATATGCCTCTTATGGTTGCAAATTTATTACAAAAGAAAGATGTAGACGGTGTCGTCACGTTAGGAGCCATAATAAAGGGTGAGACTAGACATGATGAGGTTATAGCACACAGTACGGCAAGGTCTATCACGGAACTTTCTCTTCTATACAAAAAACCAGTCTCACTAGGCATCTCCGGTCCTGGAATGAACAGGGCACAGGCAGAGGACAGGGTAAATACGGTTTCTGTAAGAGCTGTAACTGCAGCAGTAGAGATGATCAAAAGGATAAGACAACTGCGCACAAAGACTAAGAATAAGGTGATCAGGTAA
- a CDS encoding GTP cyclohydrolase IIa — protein MVQISIIRIDGYGPWTLTRGSDREHELQILQSKLYSDAQRLFAQKNGLAFFNRFDEMFAVTNGISLEEHVEILKELQKLYDLDISITIGNGATPYEAHLDAHMQRNENETMYAEFKVFGKAKGDDYVQIMHVDVDGSTSKVSARLTPYEISSLIANLHAKLSSKFMEKGALTFFLGGDNFMIVANGLKRNEISAILGEITNGMDVKLKCGIGKAVTARKAAEMATRALDTIRDMRKVGKTQQILELSCL, from the coding sequence ATGGTTCAGATTTCAATTATTAGAATAGATGGTTATGGCCCCTGGACACTCACCAGGGGTAGCGACAGGGAACATGAGCTTCAGATATTACAGTCTAAACTTTACAGCGATGCGCAGAGGTTATTTGCACAAAAGAATGGTCTTGCCTTTTTCAATAGGTTCGACGAGATGTTCGCCGTTACCAACGGAATTAGCCTAGAAGAACATGTTGAAATTCTAAAAGAATTACAAAAGCTGTATGATCTGGATATCAGCATCACTATTGGTAACGGTGCAACTCCCTATGAGGCGCATTTAGACGCACATATGCAAAGGAATGAAAATGAAACAATGTATGCTGAGTTCAAGGTATTCGGTAAAGCAAAAGGCGATGATTACGTTCAGATAATGCATGTAGATGTCGATGGGTCAACGTCCAAGGTAAGTGCAAGGCTCACACCATATGAAATCTCGTCTCTAATTGCAAACCTTCATGCCAAACTTTCCAGTAAGTTTATGGAAAAAGGAGCGCTAACCTTCTTCCTTGGTGGTGATAATTTTATGATTGTGGCTAATGGCTTGAAAAGAAATGAAATATCAGCAATTCTCGGAGAGATCACCAATGGCATGGACGTAAAACTAAAGTGCGGTATAGGAAAGGCAGTTACGGCCAGAAAGGCGGCTGAAATGGCAACAAGAGCGCTGGATACGATTAGAGATATGAGAAAGGTTGGCAAGACGCAACAAATCTTGGAGTTAAGTTGCTTATAA
- a CDS encoding amidohydrolase family protein, whose protein sequence is MLIKNVSMLYGRDLYYVTNANIAVEDGIFKKPSSEDTHFEEVYDGEGLLMIPGLINAHTHITDSIAKDVAADQDLDKRVHPIYGIKRSVIKETPREYLSAYMQASALSMLKNGITTFANFTEGGLDGIALLEEAVGSMDIRCVTLGRVEYYFDLESAQRNDELPHDAMRAAELVIRACDGFGISGANEYSDKALTYFRRTANAYDKLLAVHAAETEYTNDRSLKNFGRSEVSRIIEHLSPDLVVHMTNASDADIQMTADKGIGIVVCPRANGVLGAGIPKVTNMVRHGCKVAIGTDNVMLNAPDLFREMDYLWKVSRAMENNFLSAKEIVKMTTVNAADILKLGRLGFIDENMLADAVFIDAHHVDVDPIHDPYAAIVHRANGNSIRAVMIGGKFVHGSL, encoded by the coding sequence TTGCTTATAAAAAATGTTAGCATGCTCTATGGGCGAGATTTGTACTATGTTACTAATGCAAATATTGCTGTAGAAGACGGCATTTTCAAAAAACCTAGCAGTGAGGATACACATTTTGAAGAGGTTTATGATGGGGAAGGTCTCTTAATGATCCCAGGACTAATCAACGCACATACGCACATCACCGATTCTATAGCCAAGGATGTAGCAGCAGATCAGGATCTAGATAAACGCGTTCATCCAATCTATGGCATAAAACGATCGGTAATAAAGGAAACACCCAGAGAATATCTGTCAGCGTACATGCAAGCAAGTGCGCTATCTATGCTAAAAAATGGTATAACAACATTTGCAAATTTCACTGAGGGTGGATTGGATGGCATTGCCTTGCTAGAAGAGGCCGTGGGTAGCATGGATATTAGATGTGTTACTTTAGGGCGTGTAGAATATTATTTTGACTTAGAATCCGCACAGCGCAATGATGAACTGCCTCATGATGCTATGCGAGCAGCGGAATTAGTAATAAGAGCATGTGATGGTTTTGGTATTAGCGGGGCAAATGAGTACAGCGATAAGGCCTTGACATATTTTAGAAGAACGGCAAATGCATATGATAAACTACTTGCAGTACATGCCGCAGAAACAGAATACACCAACGATCGTTCATTAAAAAATTTTGGTAGGAGCGAAGTCTCCAGGATAATCGAGCATCTGTCACCAGATCTAGTGGTGCACATGACCAATGCAAGTGATGCAGATATTCAAATGACAGCAGACAAGGGCATCGGTATAGTTGTATGTCCCAGGGCAAATGGTGTCCTAGGCGCAGGTATACCAAAGGTGACCAATATGGTAAGGCATGGATGCAAAGTTGCCATAGGAACAGATAACGTGATGTTAAACGCACCAGACCTGTTTAGAGAGATGGACTATCTATGGAAGGTTTCAAGGGCAATGGAAAATAACTTCTTAAGCGCTAAAGAAATTGTCAAGATGACTACCGTCAATGCAGCTGATATACTCAAACTTGGAAGGCTAGGCTTTATCGATGAGAACATGCTCGCAGATGCTGTTTTCATAGATGCACACCATGTTGACGTAGATCCGATACACGATCCGTATGCTGCAATAGTACATAGAGCAAATGGAAATAGCATTAGAGCAGTGATGATAGGGGGCAAGTTCGTACATGGCTCGTTATAG
- a CDS encoding 2,5-diamino-6-(ribosylamino)-4(3H)-pyrimidinone 5'-phosphate reductase — protein sequence MARYRPYVVMNAAMTLDGKIATRNGDSKISSRLDLARVHRLRTKVDAILVGINTVRIDNPRLLSYGRKNPIRVVVDSRGRIGLRTRIMHTCDIIPTIIALSEKAPKAKIKKIQSLGGVVLVCGKDKVDLKKLLTMLKDGGINKLLVEGGGEINWTMLKNNLVDEVMVTVAPRIVGGRSATTLVEGKGFPTVRKGIKLKLAKIRRIGSEMVLSYKII from the coding sequence ATGGCTCGTTATAGACCCTACGTAGTAATGAACGCAGCTATGACCCTTGACGGAAAGATTGCAACCAGAAATGGTGACTCGAAGATATCTTCAAGGCTAGATCTAGCAAGGGTTCACAGATTACGTACAAAGGTTGATGCAATCTTAGTTGGTATAAACACCGTACGGATTGATAACCCACGACTCTTATCATATGGAAGAAAAAATCCCATACGTGTTGTAGTTGACAGCAGGGGCAGGATCGGCTTGCGTACAAGAATAATGCACACGTGCGATATCATACCTACAATCATTGCCCTATCCGAGAAGGCACCAAAAGCAAAGATTAAGAAAATACAGTCACTAGGTGGCGTTGTTCTGGTATGTGGAAAAGACAAGGTTGATCTTAAGAAATTGCTAACAATGTTAAAGGACGGCGGTATAAACAAGTTGTTGGTTGAGGGCGGAGGGGAAATTAATTGGACCATGCTAAAGAATAACTTGGTTGACGAAGTTATGGTTACAGTAGCACCACGAATAGTTGGAGGCAGAAGTGCAACAACACTTGTTGAGGGAAAGGGTTTTCCTACCGTAAGGAAAGGTATTAAGCTCAAACTAGCAAAGATACGCAGGATCGGAAGCGAGATGGTTCTTTCTTACAAGATTATATAA
- a CDS encoding PUA domain-containing protein, with protein MYRELTREEKTLLNRFFDKWGVFDHFKDKHFLVKENHSREVFLVNEEVKRLALEHQPALAGMKMGELKKQFWFSIEGASLLAKHSNCRKIMVDEHAEALVLYGRDVFGDSIIGHTNDYDENQVVLITNTHGEVIGIGRARLHAEKIKRTGVTVTNIADRGVYLREEDSSSY; from the coding sequence ATGTATAGAGAGTTGACACGTGAAGAGAAAACACTGCTTAACAGATTTTTTGACAAATGGGGTGTATTTGACCACTTTAAGGACAAGCATTTCTTAGTTAAAGAAAATCATTCTAGAGAGGTTTTCCTTGTTAACGAAGAGGTTAAGAGACTTGCGCTTGAACACCAACCGGCTTTGGCCGGTATGAAAATGGGAGAACTGAAGAAGCAGTTCTGGTTTAGTATAGAAGGTGCATCTCTCCTAGCTAAACATAGCAATTGTAGAAAAATAATGGTTGACGAGCATGCAGAAGCGCTAGTGCTATATGGCAGAGACGTTTTTGGGGACTCGATAATTGGGCACACAAATGATTATGACGAAAACCAGGTTGTCTTGATAACCAACACACATGGAGAGGTGATTGGTATCGGTAGAGCTAGGTTACATGCTGAGAAGATCAAAAGGACAGGCGTTACTGTAACCAACATAGCGGATCGCGGCGTATACCTAAGAGAAGAGGATTCTTCTTCATATTGA
- a CDS encoding NOL1/NOP2/sun family putative RNA methylase: MKAITFESTKESKELAIRHSYREWIIGRFLHYVPNVYDFLKKMDRSAQQYIRINSLKISKDELMNRLTKRGFMFVDTIIDDVLAIKKSPFPLGATPEYLLGYYYIQDLSSCISVDAMNPEEHETNLDMCAAPGGKTTYIAQKMKNTGLLVAMELNRRRMNSIVFNLNRCGVINTCVYNMDALVAKKLGLRYDKILLDAPCTCEGVIPKDVARKNSHTPKDIENCSARQMQLIDAAINLTKKGGIVIYATCSFAPEENEVVVDHALRKHDIEIVPIKYGTEGLVRFADLEFDARVRNTRRFYPHIHNTLGFYIAKIRVN; encoded by the coding sequence ATGAAGGCCATAACATTTGAATCTACCAAAGAATCAAAGGAGTTAGCAATAAGACACTCATATAGGGAATGGATTATTGGTAGGTTTCTACATTATGTCCCTAACGTTTATGATTTTCTGAAAAAGATGGATAGATCAGCGCAACAGTATATTCGGATCAATTCCTTAAAGATCTCTAAAGACGAGTTAATGAATCGATTAACTAAAAGAGGCTTCATGTTCGTTGACACCATCATAGACGATGTCCTTGCAATCAAAAAGTCACCTTTTCCGTTGGGTGCAACCCCTGAATATCTCCTAGGTTACTACTACATACAGGATCTTAGTTCATGTATTTCTGTTGACGCTATGAATCCCGAAGAACATGAAACGAACTTGGATATGTGTGCTGCCCCCGGTGGCAAGACGACATACATTGCCCAGAAGATGAAAAATACGGGGTTGCTGGTAGCGATGGAATTAAACAGGAGGAGAATGAATTCCATAGTCTTCAACCTAAACCGCTGCGGCGTGATTAATACATGTGTATACAACATGGATGCTTTGGTTGCCAAAAAACTGGGATTGCGATATGATAAGATTCTACTAGACGCTCCTTGTACATGCGAAGGTGTTATTCCAAAAGATGTTGCGAGAAAAAATAGTCACACGCCAAAGGATATTGAAAACTGCAGTGCAAGACAGATGCAGTTGATAGACGCAGCAATTAATTTGACCAAAAAGGGCGGAATAGTCATATACGCGACTTGTTCCTTTGCACCCGAAGAGAACGAAGTGGTTGTGGATCATGCTTTGCGTAAGCATGACATCGAGATCGTGCCAATTAAGTACGGCACCGAAGGACTGGTTAGATTTGCAGATCTAGAGTTTGATGCACGTGTTAGAAACACACGCAGGTTCTATCCGCATATACATAACACGCTGGGATTCTACATAGCAAAGATAAGGGTGAACTGA
- a CDS encoding transcription factor: MRVDYEDSFVKIAGLIGGEEYLKVARALLNTEDATDEEIASATGLRINIVRKVLYDTFGKALITGVRVKDEKKGWFVYRWRAKRDQVDNFIENQKRKILDRLRKRLQYEESTEFYHCGNQECPRVTFEQSVEMFFKCPNCRGLLNMVDNSKVKQALRQKIEQISRDIGKK; the protein is encoded by the coding sequence ATGCGCGTGGATTATGAGGATTCTTTTGTAAAGATTGCAGGTTTAATCGGTGGGGAAGAGTATCTTAAAGTTGCGCGTGCTTTACTTAACACCGAAGATGCCACTGACGAAGAGATTGCAAGCGCTACTGGATTAAGGATCAATATAGTCAGAAAGGTACTTTACGACACATTTGGTAAGGCATTGATAACGGGTGTAAGGGTGAAGGACGAAAAGAAGGGTTGGTTCGTTTACAGGTGGAGAGCCAAGCGTGATCAGGTAGATAACTTCATTGAGAACCAGAAAAGGAAGATCCTTGACAGGTTGAGAAAAAGACTACAATATGAAGAATCCACCGAGTTCTATCACTGCGGCAATCAGGAATGCCCTAGGGTTACATTCGAACAGTCTGTTGAAATGTTCTTCAAGTGCCCTAACTGCAGAGGATTGTTGAATATGGTTGACAATTCTAAAGTAAAACAGGCATTAAGGCAGAAGATAGAGCAAATTTCAAGGGACATTGGCAAGAAGTAG
- a CDS encoding tRNA (cytidine(56)-2'-O)-methyltransferase, which translates to MKVTVLRIGHRFVRDYRVTTHVALVARAFGAEKILVTEVEDQLKKTVKEISERWGGHFEIEEIKNWKSAIQRAKSNGSKIVHLTMYGINVDDIVGRIRNEKDLMVVIGAEKVPREVYEISDYNVAIGNQPHSEIAALAIFLDRLFEGKQFRYDFNGKVNIIPSANDKVVKTSGAS; encoded by the coding sequence ATGAAGGTGACAGTACTTAGGATAGGGCATAGGTTCGTAAGGGACTATAGGGTCACCACACATGTTGCACTGGTTGCACGAGCGTTTGGCGCAGAAAAGATACTCGTGACGGAAGTGGAAGATCAGCTCAAGAAGACTGTTAAGGAAATAAGTGAGCGGTGGGGTGGTCACTTTGAGATAGAAGAGATCAAGAACTGGAAGAGTGCTATACAGAGAGCCAAAAGTAATGGCAGCAAAATAGTACATCTAACAATGTATGGGATCAATGTAGACGATATAGTTGGGCGTATCAGAAATGAAAAAGATCTTATGGTCGTTATAGGCGCGGAAAAGGTGCCAAGGGAGGTTTACGAAATTAGCGATTATAACGTCGCTATTGGCAATCAGCCGCATTCGGAGATCGCAGCGCTTGCAATATTTCTAGATAGGCTGTTTGAGGGCAAGCAGTTTAGATATGATTTTAATGGCAAAGTAAACATAATACCAAGCGCCAACGACAAGGTTGTAAAAACCAGTGGAGCAAGTTAA
- the hflX gene encoding GTPase HflX: MRNAILITYPEQDSIKEALALADAAGYHVAKTITQKYLTKARFGIGAGKAEEVKEYLEEHKPDVIIFDEILKSVQVYNLAKLLQIEIVDRERLILEIFERRASSAESRIQVKLAQLRYEMTRAREKVRLARQGEQPGFFGLGRYEVDDYYRDIMKRVSTLKQKLAKVSTRRDLYRYQRIKQGFPSVSLAGYTSAGKTTLFNLLTGESHDSGKGMFTTLATYTRALRLKKGKVLLSDTVGFISKLPAYMIEAFKSTLDELVYADLVLLVIDISEPIDEAVRKYDSALSVLNELHVPHTKVLNVLNKIDLTSEEDALLKAEAMDLLENKRLVPISSKTGYNVDKLEEMINDMLFNSAHGAIMSKKPLDKYMEAANTNDTDLNANLKSTTLAAFNDPSYVPVAGVVNDEGDST; encoded by the coding sequence ATGCGTAACGCAATACTCATAACATATCCTGAACAAGACTCTATCAAGGAAGCACTTGCACTCGCTGACGCGGCTGGTTATCATGTGGCAAAAACTATTACACAAAAGTATCTTACAAAGGCACGGTTTGGTATAGGAGCAGGAAAGGCAGAGGAGGTCAAAGAATATTTGGAAGAGCACAAGCCTGACGTAATAATATTTGATGAAATCCTCAAATCTGTTCAGGTATACAATTTGGCAAAATTGTTGCAGATCGAAATAGTAGATCGTGAAAGGCTTATACTTGAAATTTTTGAAAGAAGAGCCAGTAGTGCGGAATCAAGAATCCAGGTAAAACTTGCCCAATTAAGGTATGAGATGACTCGTGCAAGAGAGAAGGTTAGACTTGCGAGACAGGGCGAGCAACCAGGGTTTTTTGGTCTTGGAAGGTATGAGGTTGATGACTATTATCGTGATATCATGAAGAGGGTCTCTACGCTGAAACAAAAATTGGCGAAAGTATCCACAAGACGAGATCTTTATAGGTACCAGAGGATCAAACAAGGATTCCCGTCAGTATCTTTAGCCGGATACACATCTGCTGGTAAAACTACGCTATTCAATCTACTTACTGGAGAAAGCCATGACAGTGGAAAAGGGATGTTTACTACTCTTGCAACGTACACAAGAGCGCTGCGGTTGAAGAAAGGCAAAGTCTTGCTATCAGATACGGTTGGTTTTATTAGTAAGCTACCTGCTTACATGATCGAGGCTTTCAAATCAACACTTGATGAGTTAGTATACGCTGATCTTGTGTTGCTTGTAATAGATATTAGCGAACCTATTGACGAAGCAGTCAGGAAATATGACAGTGCCCTCTCTGTACTGAATGAATTGCATGTGCCACATACAAAGGTGCTTAATGTTTTGAACAAGATTGATTTAACGAGCGAAGAGGACGCATTACTAAAGGCCGAAGCAATGGATCTACTTGAAAATAAGAGACTTGTACCAATATCTTCAAAGACAGGATACAATGTTGATAAACTGGAGGAAATGATCAACGATATGCTATTTAATAGTGCACATGGTGCGATAATGTCAAAGAAGCCTCTAGACAAATACATGGAAGCAGCAAACACTAATGATACTGATCTTAACGCAAATTTGAAATCGACGACGCTTGCTGCTTTCAACGACCCATCTTATGTTCCAGTTGCAGGAGTGGTGAATGATGAAGGTGACAGTACTTAG
- a CDS encoding multiprotein-bridging factor 1 family protein: MSYCELCGSLITGQPFTIVVEKAIMKVCRSCSRHGKPYDVTRKTKAREEFRFRFPTVRSDYSKVIRDAREKLGLSQDDLGIKIKEAGSVVKLLEQGKFKPDPIMAKKIEDSLRIKLLIEGSETNA; encoded by the coding sequence ATGTCCTATTGTGAATTGTGTGGTAGCCTTATCACCGGGCAGCCATTTACTATTGTAGTTGAAAAGGCGATCATGAAGGTTTGCAGATCTTGTTCTAGGCATGGTAAACCATATGATGTAACCAGAAAAACAAAGGCAAGGGAAGAATTCCGCTTTAGGTTCCCAACCGTTCGAAGCGATTATAGCAAGGTCATCAGGGATGCAAGGGAAAAACTTGGATTATCCCAAGACGATCTGGGCATCAAGATAAAGGAAGCGGGATCCGTTGTAAAACTGCTCGAGCAAGGAAAATTCAAACCAGACCCAATTATGGCAAAGAAGATAGAAGATTCATTGCGAATAAAGCTCTTGATTGAAGGCAGTGAAACAAATGCGTAA